From the genome of Rathayibacter sp. VKM Ac-2759, one region includes:
- the ffh gene encoding signal recognition particle protein gives MATFGTLSDRLVETFKNLRTKGKLSASDVDGTVREIRRALLDADVALEVVKEFTGKVRERALGDEVNKALNPAQQVVQIVNEELVAILGGRSRRLEFAKRPPTVIMLAGLQGAGKTTLAGKLGKYLGKDGHTPLLVAADLQRPNAVQQLQVVGEQAGVAVFAPQPGNGVGNPVKVAQEAIRYATDKQYDTVIIDTAGRLGVDADMMKQASDIRRVTNPDEVLFVIDAMIGQDAVATAKAFQEGVDFTGVVLSKLDGDARGGAALSVASLTGRPILFASTGESLDDFEQFHPDRMASRILDLGDVLTLIEQAQSAFDEDEARKVAEKIMSDSFTLDDFLSQMQQLRNMGSIKKMIGMLPGAKGMREQLDQFDEREIVRTEAIIQSMTKAERVNPKLLNGSRRLRIARGSGMTVTDVNQLVVRFEQAAKMMKTVAKGGVPNVPGMGPVPGAGYGGKPKPQKKKAGSKSGNPAKRAAENAALAAGPRPTDAGGSGFGLGGGKGAAQPTPAELEQLQKLLGR, from the coding sequence ATGGCTACTTTCGGCACCCTCTCCGATCGACTCGTCGAGACGTTCAAGAACCTCCGCACCAAGGGCAAGCTCTCGGCCTCCGACGTCGACGGCACTGTCCGCGAGATCCGGCGCGCCCTGCTCGACGCCGACGTCGCGCTCGAGGTCGTCAAGGAGTTCACCGGCAAGGTGCGCGAGCGCGCCCTCGGCGACGAGGTCAACAAGGCGCTCAACCCGGCGCAGCAGGTCGTGCAGATCGTCAACGAGGAGCTCGTCGCGATCCTCGGCGGCCGGTCGCGCCGCCTCGAGTTCGCCAAGCGCCCGCCGACCGTCATCATGCTCGCCGGCCTCCAGGGCGCGGGAAAGACGACCCTCGCGGGCAAGCTCGGCAAGTACCTCGGCAAGGACGGCCACACCCCGCTCCTCGTCGCGGCCGACCTCCAGCGCCCCAACGCGGTGCAGCAGCTGCAGGTCGTCGGCGAGCAGGCCGGAGTCGCGGTCTTCGCCCCGCAGCCCGGCAACGGAGTCGGGAACCCGGTCAAGGTCGCCCAGGAGGCGATCCGCTACGCCACCGACAAGCAGTACGACACCGTCATCATCGACACCGCCGGCCGTCTCGGCGTCGACGCCGACATGATGAAGCAGGCGTCCGACATCCGCCGTGTCACGAACCCCGACGAGGTGCTGTTCGTCATCGACGCGATGATCGGCCAGGACGCCGTCGCGACCGCGAAGGCGTTCCAGGAGGGCGTCGACTTCACCGGCGTCGTGCTGTCGAAGCTCGACGGCGACGCCCGCGGAGGCGCGGCACTGTCGGTCGCCTCCCTCACCGGCCGCCCGATCCTCTTCGCCTCGACGGGCGAGTCGCTCGACGACTTCGAGCAGTTCCACCCCGACCGCATGGCGAGCCGCATCCTCGACCTCGGCGACGTGCTGACCCTCATCGAGCAGGCGCAGTCCGCGTTCGACGAGGACGAGGCGCGCAAGGTCGCCGAGAAGATCATGAGCGACTCGTTCACGCTCGACGACTTCCTCAGCCAGATGCAGCAGCTGCGCAACATGGGCTCGATCAAGAAGATGATCGGAATGCTCCCGGGCGCGAAGGGCATGCGCGAGCAGCTCGACCAGTTCGACGAGCGCGAGATCGTGCGCACCGAGGCGATCATCCAGTCGATGACGAAGGCCGAGCGCGTCAATCCCAAGCTGCTCAACGGCTCCCGTCGCCTGCGCATCGCGCGCGGCTCGGGCATGACCGTCACCGACGTCAACCAGCTCGTGGTCCGCTTCGAGCAGGCCGCGAAGATGATGAAGACCGTCGCCAAGGGCGGCGTGCCCAACGTCCCCGGCATGGGCCCGGTGCCCGGCGCCGGCTACGGAGGCAAGCCGAAGCCGCAGAAGAAGAAGGCCGGCTCGAAGTCGGGTAACCCGGCCAAGCGCGCGGCCGAGAACGCGGCGCTGGCCGCGGGGC
- the lipB gene encoding lipoyl(octanoyl) transferase LipB, with protein sequence MIETLVAGDSADPLDYRDGWELQRRLHAEIVAGARPSTLVLCEHASVYTAGKRTEAHELPSDGSPVVDVDRGGRITWHGPGQLVGYPIVRLREPVDVVAYVRSLEGVLIQVLRDLGVEGVRVDGRSGVWIPRPTGADKIAAVGIRVASGVTMHGFALNVANSLEPYARIVACGIADAGVTTIERELGSAPSMAAVRARVRARFSEAAPAFTAQPGASEGVAA encoded by the coding sequence GTGATCGAGACACTGGTGGCGGGCGACTCCGCCGACCCTCTGGACTACCGCGACGGCTGGGAGCTGCAGCGCCGCCTCCACGCCGAGATCGTCGCCGGTGCGCGGCCGAGCACCCTGGTGCTGTGCGAGCACGCCTCCGTCTACACGGCGGGCAAGCGCACGGAGGCGCACGAGCTGCCGAGCGACGGCTCCCCGGTCGTCGACGTCGACCGCGGCGGGCGCATCACCTGGCACGGGCCGGGACAGCTCGTCGGCTACCCGATCGTGCGGCTGCGCGAGCCGGTCGACGTGGTCGCCTACGTCCGCTCGCTCGAGGGCGTCCTGATCCAGGTGCTCCGCGACCTGGGCGTCGAGGGCGTGCGGGTCGACGGCCGATCGGGGGTCTGGATCCCGCGTCCGACGGGAGCCGACAAGATCGCGGCCGTCGGGATCCGCGTCGCGAGCGGAGTGACGATGCACGGCTTCGCGCTGAACGTCGCGAACAGCCTCGAGCCCTACGCCCGCATCGTCGCGTGCGGCATCGCCGACGCCGGCGTGACGACGATCGAGCGCGAGCTCGGCAGCGCGCCGTCGATGGCCGCGGTGCGCGCGCGCGTGAGGGCGAGGTTCTCGGAGGCGGCTCCCGCCTTCACTGCGCAGCCCGGCGCCTCCGAGGGGGTCGCCGCGTGA
- the lipA gene encoding lipoyl synthase, whose translation MSADTGGRKLLRLEVRNAETPIERKPPWIRTKATMGPEYQQLQSLVKSEELHTVCQEAGCPNIFECWEDREATFLIGGAQCTRRCDFCQIDTGKPADYDADEPRRVGESVARMNLRYATVTGVARDDLPDEGSWLYAETIRQIHAQSPGTGVEILVPDFTGCAEHLGRVFDAEPEVFAHNVETVPRIFKRIRPAFRYERSLDVLTQGREAGLITKSNLILGMGEEREEISQALQDLHDAGTDIVTITQYLRPTPRHLPVDRWVHPEEFVAIKEEAEDIGFLGVLSGPLVRSSYRAGRLWARSMESKGRPVPEHLQHLADAALGFAQAV comes from the coding sequence GTGAGCGCCGACACCGGGGGCCGCAAGCTGCTGCGCCTCGAGGTCCGCAACGCCGAGACGCCGATCGAGCGCAAGCCCCCGTGGATCCGCACGAAGGCCACGATGGGGCCGGAGTACCAGCAGCTGCAGTCGCTCGTGAAGAGCGAGGAGCTGCACACGGTCTGCCAGGAGGCGGGCTGCCCCAACATCTTCGAGTGCTGGGAGGACCGCGAGGCGACGTTCCTCATCGGCGGCGCGCAGTGCACGCGGCGCTGCGACTTCTGCCAGATCGACACCGGGAAGCCCGCCGACTACGACGCCGACGAGCCGCGGCGGGTCGGCGAGTCGGTGGCGCGGATGAACCTCCGCTACGCCACCGTCACCGGGGTCGCCCGCGACGACCTGCCGGACGAGGGCTCGTGGCTCTACGCCGAGACGATCCGGCAGATCCACGCGCAGTCGCCCGGGACGGGTGTCGAGATCCTGGTGCCGGACTTCACCGGGTGCGCCGAGCACCTGGGCCGGGTGTTCGATGCGGAGCCGGAGGTGTTCGCCCACAACGTCGAGACGGTTCCGCGGATCTTCAAGCGGATCCGGCCCGCCTTCCGCTACGAGCGCTCGCTCGACGTGCTGACCCAGGGGCGCGAGGCCGGGCTGATCACGAAGTCGAACCTCATCCTCGGCATGGGCGAGGAGCGCGAGGAGATCTCGCAGGCGCTGCAGGACCTGCACGACGCGGGCACCGACATCGTCACGATCACCCAGTACCTGCGGCCGACGCCGCGGCACCTGCCGGTGGACCGCTGGGTGCACCCGGAGGAGTTCGTCGCGATCAAGGAGGAGGCGGAGGACATCGGGTTCCTCGGCGTCCTCTCGGGGCCGCTCGTGCGCTCCTCCTACCGCGCGGGCCGGCTCTGGGCCCGCTCGATGGAGTCGAAGGGCCGTCCGGTGCCGGAGCACCTGCAGCACCTGGCCGACGCGGCGCTCGGCTTCGCGCAGGCGGTCTGA
- a CDS encoding HepT-like ribonuclease domain-containing protein, which produces MLPDAELTSFADVPWASIAGLRNVIVHEYFRIQPALIVEILDDELAPLAGALRDRLS; this is translated from the coding sequence ATGCTCCCCGACGCAGAGCTCACGTCCTTCGCCGACGTTCCCTGGGCGTCGATCGCCGGGCTCCGGAACGTCATCGTGCACGAGTACTTCCGGATCCAGCCCGCACTGATCGTCGAGATCCTCGACGACGAGCTCGCTCCCCTGGCCGGCGCCCTGCGCGACCGCCTCTCCTGA
- the ftsY gene encoding signal recognition particle-docking protein FtsY, giving the protein MAERTSWSLGRALRGLFEKRTIDDQTWDDLETALITADFGPDITEEMVADLRAKVERYSTTDPRDLQRMLRESLEERLSKYDTTLKLSERPAVILVVGVNGVGKTTTIGKFAKFLRNFDRSVVVGAADTFRAAAVDQLATWAQRADAQIVRPQQERQDPASVAFQTVQFAKDNGIEMVIIDTAGRLHTKGGLMDELTKIKRVIEKQAPISEILLVLDATTGQNGLSQAEAFIEHAGVTGLVITKLDGSAKGGFVLAVQERTGIPIKLVGQGEKIGDLTGFTPHVFAQQLVG; this is encoded by the coding sequence ATGGCTGAACGCACCTCCTGGTCGCTCGGTCGCGCACTGCGCGGCCTGTTCGAGAAGCGCACGATCGACGACCAGACGTGGGACGACCTCGAGACCGCTCTGATCACCGCCGACTTCGGTCCGGACATCACCGAGGAGATGGTCGCCGACCTCCGCGCCAAGGTCGAGCGCTACAGCACGACCGACCCGCGCGATCTGCAGCGCATGCTCCGCGAGTCGCTCGAGGAGCGGCTGTCGAAGTACGACACGACCCTCAAGCTCAGCGAGCGCCCCGCCGTGATCCTCGTCGTCGGGGTCAACGGAGTCGGCAAGACCACGACCATCGGCAAGTTCGCCAAGTTCCTCCGCAACTTCGACCGCAGCGTCGTCGTCGGTGCCGCCGACACGTTCCGCGCCGCCGCCGTCGACCAGTTGGCCACCTGGGCGCAGCGCGCCGACGCGCAGATCGTGCGCCCGCAGCAGGAGCGGCAGGACCCGGCGTCCGTCGCGTTCCAGACCGTGCAGTTCGCGAAGGACAACGGCATCGAGATGGTCATCATCGACACCGCCGGCCGCCTGCACACCAAGGGCGGCCTGATGGACGAGCTGACCAAGATCAAGCGCGTCATCGAGAAGCAGGCGCCCATCTCCGAGATCCTGCTCGTGCTCGACGCGACCACCGGTCAGAACGGCCTGAGCCAGGCCGAGGCGTTCATCGAGCACGCGGGCGTCACCGGTCTCGTCATCACCAAGCTCGACGGCTCGGCCAAGGGCGGCTTCGTCCTCGCCGTGCAGGAGCGGACCGGCATCCCGATCAAGCTCGTCGGCCAGGGCGAGAAGATCGGCGACCTCACCGGCTTCACCCCCCACGTCTTCGCGCAGCAGCTCGTCGGCTGA
- a CDS encoding alpha-N-arabinofuranosidase: MPTAHIVIDRDFTIGPVPRRLFGSFVEHMGRCVYTGIYEPGHEQADERGFRRDVLALVKELGATVVRYPGGNFVSGYNWEDGVGPASERPRRLDGAWHTVESNAFGLHEFVDWSREAGVEIMEAINLGTRGVDAARELVEYANHPGGTALSDRRIANGAADPFDIKLWCLGNELDGPWQIGHKTADEYGRLAQEAGKAMRFVDPSIELVAVGSSNSGMETFGSWEHTVLSHAYDEVDYMSMHAYYQEHDGDAASFLASSVDMDYFIESVVATCDAVRAKRKAKKYINLSFDEWNVWYQSGLDTDDQPSAVSQSWREHPRLIEDTYSVTDAVVVGTLLNSLLRHGDRVSIANQAQLVNVIAPIRSEENGPAWKQTIFWPFARMAALAQGQILRTAVTSDKVDAGTFGDADQVDVSATYDADRGVVAFFLANRGLDDASAVSISLRGFTGGRVLRAEVLEVPSGGTRHTANTLDAQDAVGLVPLAGVAVDGSVVTLALPALSWAVVEVSVSAA, encoded by the coding sequence ATGCCCACGGCACACATCGTCATCGACCGCGACTTCACGATCGGGCCGGTGCCGCGTCGCCTGTTCGGCTCGTTCGTCGAGCACATGGGACGCTGCGTCTACACCGGCATCTACGAGCCCGGCCACGAGCAGGCCGACGAGCGCGGCTTCCGCCGTGACGTCCTCGCCCTCGTCAAGGAGCTCGGCGCCACCGTCGTCCGCTACCCGGGTGGCAACTTCGTCTCCGGGTACAACTGGGAGGACGGGGTCGGCCCCGCATCCGAGCGCCCCCGCCGCCTCGACGGCGCCTGGCACACGGTGGAGAGCAACGCCTTCGGTCTCCACGAGTTCGTCGACTGGTCGAGAGAGGCCGGCGTCGAGATCATGGAGGCCATCAACCTCGGTACCCGCGGCGTCGACGCCGCACGCGAGCTCGTCGAGTACGCCAACCACCCCGGCGGCACCGCCCTGTCGGATCGCCGCATCGCCAACGGCGCCGCGGATCCGTTCGACATCAAGCTCTGGTGCCTCGGCAACGAGCTCGACGGCCCGTGGCAGATCGGCCACAAGACAGCCGACGAGTACGGTCGGCTCGCTCAGGAGGCCGGCAAGGCCATGCGTTTCGTCGATCCGTCCATCGAGCTCGTGGCCGTCGGATCGTCCAACTCGGGGATGGAGACCTTCGGCTCGTGGGAGCACACCGTCCTCTCGCACGCCTATGACGAGGTCGACTACATGTCGATGCACGCCTACTACCAGGAGCACGACGGTGATGCGGCGTCGTTCCTCGCCTCCTCCGTCGACATGGACTACTTCATCGAGTCGGTCGTCGCGACCTGCGATGCCGTGCGGGCCAAGCGCAAGGCGAAGAAGTACATCAACCTCTCGTTCGATGAGTGGAACGTCTGGTACCAGTCGGGGCTCGACACCGACGACCAGCCGAGCGCTGTCTCGCAGTCGTGGCGCGAGCATCCCCGCCTCATCGAGGACACGTACAGCGTGACCGACGCCGTCGTCGTCGGCACCCTGCTCAATTCGCTGCTGCGTCACGGCGATCGTGTCTCGATCGCCAACCAGGCGCAGCTCGTCAACGTCATCGCGCCGATCCGCTCGGAGGAGAACGGGCCGGCGTGGAAGCAGACGATCTTCTGGCCGTTCGCCCGTATGGCGGCGCTCGCGCAGGGGCAGATCCTGCGCACGGCGGTGACCTCCGACAAGGTCGACGCGGGAACGTTCGGCGACGCCGACCAGGTCGACGTTTCCGCGACCTACGACGCCGACCGTGGCGTCGTGGCGTTCTTCCTCGCCAACCGCGGACTCGACGACGCATCGGCCGTCTCGATCTCGCTGCGCGGCTTCACGGGCGGCCGGGTGCTGCGCGCCGAAGTGCTGGAGGTGCCGTCGGGCGGCACGCGCCACACGGCGAACACGCTCGATGCGCAGGACGCCGTCGGGCTCGTGCCGCTCGCGGGAGTGGCGGTCGACGGTTCGGTCGTGACACTGGCGCTGCCCGCGCTGTCGTGGGCGGTCGTGGAAGTGTCAGTGAGCGCGGCGTAG